One Fontisphaera persica DNA window includes the following coding sequences:
- a CDS encoding sugar porter family MFS transporter produces the protein MKLNRYLFFSALVAALGGLLFGFDTAVISGTTDWLREGFVAQITTALAPHLTWVSAERLGSFMQGFTVASALLGTIVGAVAVGKPADRYGRREVLFALAVLFLITSVGCALAWSWASFVIFRFIGGLAVGGASVVSPMYIAEISPARYRGRLVAITQFNIVLGILLAYFSNYLIGSLNLGPATCRWMFGVMALPSAAFFALLFFTPQSPRWLVAQKRPEEAVDVLVRCGEEPAAAQAMVREIQESLASGSEPAAEPFFCRKYLKPILLAVAIAMFNQLSGINAVIYYTMHIFKMAGYDSVDALWQSVIIGFTNLVFTMAAMTVIDRFGRRKLMLVGSVGYILSLLVAAYSFYSGTGGKLLLGALVVFIASHAFGQGAVIWVFISEIFPNRVRARGQALGSFTHWIMAALISWTFPLIADVSGGHAFLFYALCMVGQLLWVILVMPETKGITLEEIQHRLGIH, from the coding sequence ATGAAACTCAACCGTTACTTGTTTTTCAGCGCCCTGGTGGCCGCCCTGGGGGGATTGTTGTTTGGGTTTGATACCGCCGTTATTTCCGGCACCACCGACTGGTTGCGGGAGGGCTTCGTGGCCCAAATCACCACCGCCCTGGCACCGCACCTGACCTGGGTTTCCGCCGAGCGTCTGGGCAGTTTCATGCAGGGCTTCACCGTGGCCAGCGCGTTGCTGGGCACCATTGTGGGGGCGGTGGCGGTGGGCAAGCCGGCCGACCGCTACGGCCGCCGCGAAGTGCTGTTTGCGCTGGCAGTGCTGTTTCTCATCACCAGTGTTGGTTGCGCGCTGGCATGGAGCTGGGCGTCGTTTGTCATCTTCCGCTTCATTGGCGGCCTGGCGGTGGGCGGAGCCTCGGTGGTGTCGCCCATGTACATCGCTGAGATTTCGCCCGCCCGGTACCGGGGCCGGCTGGTGGCGATCACCCAGTTCAACATCGTGCTGGGCATCCTGCTGGCCTACTTTTCCAATTATCTCATTGGCAGCCTCAACCTCGGCCCCGCCACCTGCCGGTGGATGTTTGGGGTGATGGCCCTGCCCTCGGCGGCGTTTTTTGCCCTGCTCTTTTTCACGCCGCAAAGCCCGCGCTGGCTGGTGGCCCAAAAACGCCCGGAGGAGGCGGTGGACGTGTTGGTGCGCTGCGGCGAAGAACCGGCGGCCGCCCAGGCGATGGTGCGGGAAATCCAGGAATCGCTGGCCTCCGGGAGCGAGCCTGCCGCCGAGCCTTTTTTCTGCCGGAAATACCTCAAGCCCATCCTGCTGGCCGTGGCCATCGCCATGTTCAACCAGCTTTCCGGCATCAACGCGGTGATTTATTACACCATGCACATCTTCAAAATGGCGGGGTATGACAGCGTGGATGCCCTCTGGCAATCGGTCATCATCGGCTTCACCAACCTGGTGTTCACCATGGCAGCCATGACGGTGATTGACCGCTTTGGCCGCCGCAAACTCATGTTGGTGGGCTCCGTGGGCTACATCCTCAGCCTGCTGGTGGCCGCGTATTCCTTCTACTCCGGCACGGGTGGCAAGCTGCTGTTGGGCGCGCTGGTAGTGTTTATTGCCTCGCATGCCTTCGGGCAGGGCGCGGTCATTTGGGTGTTCATCAGCGAAATATTCCCCAACCGTGTCCGCGCCCGCGGCCAGGCCTTGGGGAGCTTCACCCATTGGATTATGGCCGCGCTCATCTCGTGGACGTTCCCCCTGATTGCCGATGTCTCCGGCGGGCATGCCTTCCTGTTTTACGCCCTGTGCATGGTGGGCCAGCTTTTGTGGGTCATCCTGGTAATGCCTGAAACCAAAGGCATCACACTGGAGGAAATCCAGCATCGCCTGGGCATCCATTGA